The DNA segment CGAACTGGCGGGATTGACGACCGTAGCGTCGAAGGTGATCGCCGTGCCGCGCGTGGCGGAAAGTCCGGTGTCCTTCGAGTGCAAGGTCACGCAGATCATTCAGCTGCAGCGCGCCGATGGCGAAACGGTGCCGAGCTGGCTGATCCTCGGCGAAGTGGTCGCCGTGCACATCGCCAAGTGGTTGCTGAAAGACGGCATCTACGACACCGCCGCGGCCCAACCGATTTTACGCGGCGGCGGGCCGGCGGACTATTTCCACTTGGGGCCGGAGGCGCTGTTCAAGATGTGGCGTCCGGGCGCGGGCAAGTAAGCGCTTACCAGATCAACTCGGCGTCATCAGTGACGCCCTTGAGTTTGTCCAGCTCATGGATCGCGGCGTCGTCGGCGGCAATGGCACCGGGGAACACTTGCTCATCGAGCAGTTTGTGAAAGCGTGGCGCACCGCCATCGATCAGGGCCTTGACCGCGATTGCCGCGTAATAACCCTTGTTGCCGCCCAACTCGACGGGGACCACTGCGGAAACCGCTTCGAAGCGTTGGAACTCTTTACGTGCCATGTCACACATCCCGGCTCAGACAGATAAGCCGGCCATTAAACCCTCAACCGACGAGTTTGTGTACCGGCGCCGGGCACTGGCGCAGGGCTTGTGCAGCCGAGACGTCGCGGAAGGTGTGAAAATCGAGGCTGTTGACCACCAGGTCCTGCACCAGCTCGGCGAAGACTTCCATCGATGGGCTGTTGAAATAAGCGGTCATCATCTGTTGACTGCTCCAGAACCCGGACACCAGCCACAGCTCTGGATCGCACTGCGATTGTTGCAAGGAAAAACTCAGGCATCCGGGTGCCGATCGTGAGACTTCGATCAACGCGCTCAGGCGCACACCGAGTTCCGCCGAACGCCCGGGCTGGGCACGAACGAAGGCCATATGACTGACAGGCATCTGCTTGGACATGATCAACCCTCCATGAAATCGCGTGGCAGCCAGGGACGGGCTGCGACTGAAGCAAAGATTAAGCGCCGAGCCGTTTGCGCCGTTAGTCGATTCCTGTCGACGAGTTGCCCAATCCTGCGTGGCTGCGCGCTGCACCTGTAACAAGCTGTAAATCCGTGTCACAGGCTTGTCATACGGTGTATCAAGCAAGTTTGCCGGGCTGCGTCCTGCTGTGGCTCGGCAGCCAGGCAAGCGCCGGCAGAATCAGGCAAGCATTTGACAGAATGTGTCTACCGCTCGCGCTTGCACAAACTTATGCTCTGCTGCATTCCACCTCACCTGCCGAGGATGCCGTGCATGACGTCATTCGATCGTTTTCAAGCCGAACCCACTGCTGACATGGAAAAACAGCGCGCGGAGCTGGCGGCGATCATCCGCCGCAACACCAGCGACGATGGCAGCTACCAGACCGCCATCGGCTCGCTGTTCATGTCGCGCCACACCAAGTCCCACGACTTCGCCCCGGTGCTTGCGCAACCGGCGCTGTGCATCATGGCGCAGGGTCGCAAAGAGGTACGGCTGGCCGACGAATTCTTCAATTACGACCCGCTGAATTACCTGGTGGTATCGGTTTCGATGCCGCTGAGCGGGCGCGTGGTCAATGTCTCGCCGGACGAACCAATCCTCGCCGTGCGCCTGGATATCGACCCGACCGAAATCACCGCGCTGATCGCCGACGCCGGCCCGATGGGCGTACCGACCCGGCCGACCGGGCGTGGCCTGTACGTGGAGCGCATCGACAGTTCGATGCTCGACGCGGTGCTGCGTCTGGCCCGACTGCTCGATGCACCGAAAGACATCGCCATGCTCGCGCCGCTGATTCGTCGCGAGATTCTCTACCGTCTATTGCGCAGCCCGCAGGGCCATCGCTTGTACGAAATCGCGATTGCCAACAGCCAGAGCCATCGCATCAGCCAAGCGATCAAATGGCTCAACGGCAACTTCGAGCAACCACTGCGCATCGATGACCTGGCCAAAGAAGTGAACCTCAGCGTCTCGACCTTGCATCACCGTTTCAAGGCGATGACGGCGATGAGTCCGTTACAGTACCAAAAGCAGTTACGCCTGCAAGAGGCGCGGCGCTTGATGCTGACCGAAGGGCTGGAGGCGTCGGCGGCGGGGTATCGCGTGGGCTATGAAAGCCCGTCGCAGTTCAGCCGCGAGTACAGCCGACTGTTTGGCGCGCCGCCGTTGCGGGATCTGGCGCGGTTGCGGCTGTCGGTGTGAACCTTCAAGAGCCCCTCATCGGAACGCCGCCCGCCTAGCCCTCTCCCTGAGGGAGAGGGGACTGATTGGGGATATTGAAGAGGTTCGCCGAATTGAGATATCGGTGCTGAATCCAGAATCAGATACATCAAGTCCATAATCGACTCGATCTTTCAGGTCGATGTATAGCGCCAGACACCTCCGTCGGCTCCCTCTCCCCCCGGGAGAGGGCTGGGGTGAGGGTAGGCTCCTACACCGCCCGGACCACATGCTTGATCTCCTGAAACGCAGCCAACCCCCATGGCCCCAGTTCGCGACCGATACTGCTCTGTTTGTAACCACCCCACGCCGTCTGCGGAAAAATTACCTGCGGCGCGTTAAGCCACACCAGCCCGGCCTGCAAAGCGTTGGCCACCCGTTCGGCGGCCTCGGCGTTACGCGTCACCACACTGGCGACCAAGCCGAACTGACTGTCGTTGGCCAGCGCAATCGCCTCGGCTTCGCTGCTGAAACTGCGCACACACAACACCGGGCCGAAAATCTCTTCGCACCAGAGCGCACTGTCGAGGGGCACTTCGGTGAACACCGTCGGCTGCAAAAAAAAGCCGCGCGGCAGGTGCGCCGGACGATTGCCACCGCACACCAATCTGGCCCCCGCGCTGAGGCCGCGATCGATGTGCCCGAGCACGCGCTGGTATTGCGCCTGATTGACCAGCGCGCCCATTTCCACATCCGCCTCGAACGGGTCGCCCACACGAATCGCCTGCGCTCGCTGTTGCAGGCGCTGGAGAAATTCATCGGCCAGTTCATCGGCGACCAGAACGCGGCTGGTGGCCGAGCACATCTGCCCGGCATTGAAGAAACCGCCGCTACAGGCCAGCTCCACCGCCAGCTCCAGATCAGCGTCTTCGAGCACCAGCAGCGAAGACTTGCCGCCCAGTTCCAGACTTACGCCCTTGACCGTTTCCGCCGCGCGCTGCATCACCTGCACGCCGACGGCGTTACTGCCGGTGAAGGAGATTTTGGCAATGCGCGGATCGGCCGACAGCGGCGCGCCCACGGCCAGGCCGGTGCCGCAAACCAGATTGAATACGCCGTTGGGCAAGCCGGACTCGGCGATGATCACCGCCAGCTCCAGCTCCGGCAGCGGCGTGACCTCCGAGGGTTTGAGCACCACGCAGCAACCGGCAGCCAGCGCCGGGGCGAGTTTCCAGGCGGTGGTGACCATGGGGAAATTCCACGGCACGATCAGCCCGACCACACCGCACGGCTCGCGGCGTAGACGTGCACTGAAATCATCGCTGGGCAGCGGCACATTCGTGTCGCGCTGCGCGTCGAGGCCTTCGGCAAGTTCGGCGTAATACTCGAAGGTAGCGATGACATCGTCGACGTCGATCGCCGCTTCGAACAGCGGTTTGCCGTTGTTGCTCGATTGCAGGTTCATCAAGTGTTCACGACCGTTGCGCACGCCGTTGGCAATATTGCGCAGAATCGCCGCGCGCTCGGTGCCGCTGGTTTGCGACCAGTCCTTGAATGCCGCTACCGCCGCGGTAACGGCGTGATCGACCGCGAGTTCGTCACCGCCATTGACCGTGGTCAGCAGCGCTTCGGTTGCCGGGTTGATCACCCGTAAGTGCTCGCGGCCGGCGGACCATTGGCCGTTGATGTAGAGACCGTCGAGTGTGGTTGGAAAATTGATCATTGGGCCACCGCCTGCATCCACTGGTTCTGGTCGATTTCGATCACGGTCGGGCCTTGCCGGTCGGTAGCCGTACGCAGCGCACTGCGCAATTGCGCTACCGAGCTGATCGCTTCGGCGGCACAACCGAGGGCTTTGGCCACACCGATGAAATCCGGGGTGTAGATATCGACACCGACAGGCTCGATGGCGCGGTTGACCATGTATTTCTTGATCTCTTCGTAGCCTTGGTTATTCCACAGCAGGACGATCACCGGCGTACG comes from the Pseudomonas granadensis genome and includes:
- a CDS encoding antibiotic biosynthesis monooxygenase family protein, with the translated sequence MSKQMPVSHMAFVRAQPGRSAELGVRLSALIEVSRSAPGCLSFSLQQSQCDPELWLVSGFWSSQQMMTAYFNSPSMEVFAELVQDLVVNSLDFHTFRDVSAAQALRQCPAPVHKLVG
- a CDS encoding AraC family transcriptional regulator; the protein is MTSFDRFQAEPTADMEKQRAELAAIIRRNTSDDGSYQTAIGSLFMSRHTKSHDFAPVLAQPALCIMAQGRKEVRLADEFFNYDPLNYLVVSVSMPLSGRVVNVSPDEPILAVRLDIDPTEITALIADAGPMGVPTRPTGRGLYVERIDSSMLDAVLRLARLLDAPKDIAMLAPLIRREILYRLLRSPQGHRLYEIAIANSQSHRISQAIKWLNGNFEQPLRIDDLAKEVNLSVSTLHHRFKAMTAMSPLQYQKQLRLQEARRLMLTEGLEASAAGYRVGYESPSQFSREYSRLFGAPPLRDLARLRLSV
- a CDS encoding aldehyde dehydrogenase family protein; this translates as MNFPTTLDGLYINGQWSAGREHLRVINPATEALLTTVNGGDELAVDHAVTAAVAAFKDWSQTSGTERAAILRNIANGVRNGREHLMNLQSSNNGKPLFEAAIDVDDVIATFEYYAELAEGLDAQRDTNVPLPSDDFSARLRREPCGVVGLIVPWNFPMVTTAWKLAPALAAGCCVVLKPSEVTPLPELELAVIIAESGLPNGVFNLVCGTGLAVGAPLSADPRIAKISFTGSNAVGVQVMQRAAETVKGVSLELGGKSSLLVLEDADLELAVELACSGGFFNAGQMCSATSRVLVADELADEFLQRLQQRAQAIRVGDPFEADVEMGALVNQAQYQRVLGHIDRGLSAGARLVCGGNRPAHLPRGFFLQPTVFTEVPLDSALWCEEIFGPVLCVRSFSSEAEAIALANDSQFGLVASVVTRNAEAAERVANALQAGLVWLNAPQVIFPQTAWGGYKQSSIGRELGPWGLAAFQEIKHVVRAV